The following are encoded together in the Culex pipiens pallens isolate TS chromosome 1, TS_CPP_V2, whole genome shotgun sequence genome:
- the LOC120413293 gene encoding one cut domain family member 2 isoform X2, translated as MEQCNNDRPCVISSGNFFPSSQNNNNNKQKQHQHPQHISSVQHSPPPISKHLTQKHDPNLHSPSAVGVDQSSLGEIEVILVQQHKQDALSVIIHPQEGMQQITSMCLSGSGNPGSVDSIMSAADFQTLSPMHDRDSPVSISGGNTSYATLTPLQPLPPISTMSDKFAYSIGGNICEAFPGMTNSSVGVNIEINSCYNLEKLGVIHSPVHINSVQELSPSDHHHGHHGHHGDSPGPVDKDVDVVDGSVGIVGKNDCILVRASPIPSNLSSVDDRFLTSVASSPPKSGSDHHHRHQHQQHQQKHHNQQQHQQQQQIDVVVDPVDQFTSTVQYLDQPSGSDVIHGSVVDSVVKDHQGTAVFLNKSFSSKANISDLNLCKEIVIDDVYEESELDHVKLEEKKLEDSLGVSLGVGGHHKSSSSSSALSEVGCMNGLGGGSSSGGDGEEINTKELAHRISSELKRYSIPQAIFAQRVLCRSQGTLSDLLRNPKPWSKLKSGRETFRRMYKWIQEPEYQRMSALRLAATQSAKPGN; from the exons ATGGAGCAATGCAATAACGATCGTCCGTGCGTGATCAGCAGCGGGAACTTCTTCCCGTCGTCCcagaacaataacaacaacaagcaAAAGCAGCACCAGCACCCGCAGCACATCTCGTCCGTGCAGCACTCGCCACCGCCGATCAGCAAGCACCTGACCCAGAAGCATGACCCGAACCTGCACAGTCCGTCGGCCGTGGGCGTGGATCAGTCCTCACTCGGTGAGATCGAGGTCATTCTGGTGCAGCAGCACAAGCAGGACGCCCTGTCGGTGATCATCCACCCGCAGGAGGGCATGCAGCAGATCACGTCCATGTGCCTGAGCGGTTCCGGCAACCCGGGCTCGGTGGACTCGATCATGTCCGCCGCGGACTTCCAGACGCTGTCGCCGATGCACGATCGGGACTCGCCGGTCAGCATCAGCGGGGGAAACACGTCGTACGCGACGTTGACCCCGTTGCAGCCGCTTCCGCCGATCTCGACCATGTCGGACAAGTTTGCGTACTCGATCGGGGGCAATATTTGCGAGGCGTTCCCGGGCATGACCAACAGTTCGGTGGGGGTCAACATCGAGATCAACTCGTGCTACAATCTGGAGAAGCTGGGCGTGATCCACTCGCCGGTGCACATCAACTCGGTGCAGGAACTATCGCCGAGTGATCACCACCATGGCCATCATGGTCACCACGGGGATAGTCCCGGTCCGGTGGACAAGGACGTGGACGTGGTGGACGGCAGTGTTGGCATCGTTGGCAAGAACGACTGCATTCTGGTGCGTGCCTCTCCGATTCCCTCGAATCTCAGCTCGGTGGACGATCGCTTCCTGACGTCGGTGGCGTCCTCACCGCCCAAATCCGGATCGGACCATCACCACCGGCACCAGCACCAGCAACACCAGCAAAAGCACCACAACCAGCAGCAAcaccagcaacagcaacagatCGACGTCGTGGTCGATCCGGTGGACCAGTTCACCAGCACAGTGCAATATCTGGATCAGCCGAGCGGCTCGGACGTGATCCACGGCTCCGTCGTCGATTCCGTCGTCAAGGACCACCAAGGCACGGCCGTTTTTCTCAACAAGTCTTTCAGTTCAAAAGCAAACATAAGCGACCTTAATCTGTGTAAAGAAATTGTTATAGATGATGTTTACGAAGAGTCCGAGCTGGATCACGTCAAGCTCGAGGAGAAAAAGCTGGAAGATTCGCTCGGCGTCTCGCTCGGAGTCGGAGGTCATCACAAGTCGTCCTCCTCGTCTTCGGCGCTCAGTGAAGTCGGCTGCATGAATGGGCTCGGCGGCGGAAGCTCGAGCGGTGGCGACGGCGAAGAGATCAACACCAAAGAGCTCGCCCATCGGATCAGTTCCGAGCTGAAACGGTACAGCATCCCGCAGGCCATCTTTGCGCAGCGCGTCCTCTGTCGCTCCCAGGGCACGCTGTCCGACCTGCTGCGCAACCCGAAACCGTGGTCCAAGCTCAAGTCCGGCCGGGAAACGTTCCGGCGCATGTACAAATGGATCCAGGAGCCCGAGTACCAGCGGATGTCCGCGCTCCGGCTGGCAG CAACCCAATCGGCGAAACCAG
- the LOC120413293 gene encoding one cut domain family member 2 isoform X1: MEQCNNDRPCVISSGNFFPSSQNNNNNKQKQHQHPQHISSVQHSPPPISKHLTQKHDPNLHSPSAVGVDQSSLGEIEVILVQQHKQDALSVIIHPQEGMQQITSMCLSGSGNPGSVDSIMSAADFQTLSPMHDRDSPVSISGGNTSYATLTPLQPLPPISTMSDKFAYSIGGNICEAFPGMTNSSVGVNIEINSCYNLEKLGVIHSPVHINSVQELSPSDHHHGHHGHHGDSPGPVDKDVDVVDGSVGIVGKNDCILVRASPIPSNLSSVDDRFLTSVASSPPKSGSDHHHRHQHQQHQQKHHNQQQHQQQQQIDVVVDPVDQFTSTVQYLDQPSGSDVIHGSVVDSVVKDHQGTAVFLNKSFSSKANISDLNLCKEIVIDDVYEESELDHVKLEEKKLEDSLGVSLGVGGHHKSSSSSSALSEVGCMNGLGGGSSSGGDGEEINTKELAHRISSELKRYSIPQAIFAQRVLCRSQGTLSDLLRNPKPWSKLKSGRETFRRMYKWIQEPEYQRMSALRLAATQSAKPAVNAKKHEEPEPNVMTMGHSKKPRLVFTDLQRRTLQAIFKETKRPSKEMQVTIARQLGLEPTTVGNFFMNARRRSMDKWKDDAMKRNGGAGGGGGGCSE; this comes from the exons ATGGAGCAATGCAATAACGATCGTCCGTGCGTGATCAGCAGCGGGAACTTCTTCCCGTCGTCCcagaacaataacaacaacaagcaAAAGCAGCACCAGCACCCGCAGCACATCTCGTCCGTGCAGCACTCGCCACCGCCGATCAGCAAGCACCTGACCCAGAAGCATGACCCGAACCTGCACAGTCCGTCGGCCGTGGGCGTGGATCAGTCCTCACTCGGTGAGATCGAGGTCATTCTGGTGCAGCAGCACAAGCAGGACGCCCTGTCGGTGATCATCCACCCGCAGGAGGGCATGCAGCAGATCACGTCCATGTGCCTGAGCGGTTCCGGCAACCCGGGCTCGGTGGACTCGATCATGTCCGCCGCGGACTTCCAGACGCTGTCGCCGATGCACGATCGGGACTCGCCGGTCAGCATCAGCGGGGGAAACACGTCGTACGCGACGTTGACCCCGTTGCAGCCGCTTCCGCCGATCTCGACCATGTCGGACAAGTTTGCGTACTCGATCGGGGGCAATATTTGCGAGGCGTTCCCGGGCATGACCAACAGTTCGGTGGGGGTCAACATCGAGATCAACTCGTGCTACAATCTGGAGAAGCTGGGCGTGATCCACTCGCCGGTGCACATCAACTCGGTGCAGGAACTATCGCCGAGTGATCACCACCATGGCCATCATGGTCACCACGGGGATAGTCCCGGTCCGGTGGACAAGGACGTGGACGTGGTGGACGGCAGTGTTGGCATCGTTGGCAAGAACGACTGCATTCTGGTGCGTGCCTCTCCGATTCCCTCGAATCTCAGCTCGGTGGACGATCGCTTCCTGACGTCGGTGGCGTCCTCACCGCCCAAATCCGGATCGGACCATCACCACCGGCACCAGCACCAGCAACACCAGCAAAAGCACCACAACCAGCAGCAAcaccagcaacagcaacagatCGACGTCGTGGTCGATCCGGTGGACCAGTTCACCAGCACAGTGCAATATCTGGATCAGCCGAGCGGCTCGGACGTGATCCACGGCTCCGTCGTCGATTCCGTCGTCAAGGACCACCAAGGCACGGCCGTTTTTCTCAACAAGTCTTTCAGTTCAAAAGCAAACATAAGCGACCTTAATCTGTGTAAAGAAATTGTTATAGATGATGTTTACGAAGAGTCCGAGCTGGATCACGTCAAGCTCGAGGAGAAAAAGCTGGAAGATTCGCTCGGCGTCTCGCTCGGAGTCGGAGGTCATCACAAGTCGTCCTCCTCGTCTTCGGCGCTCAGTGAAGTCGGCTGCATGAATGGGCTCGGCGGCGGAAGCTCGAGCGGTGGCGACGGCGAAGAGATCAACACCAAAGAGCTCGCCCATCGGATCAGTTCCGAGCTGAAACGGTACAGCATCCCGCAGGCCATCTTTGCGCAGCGCGTCCTCTGTCGCTCCCAGGGCACGCTGTCCGACCTGCTGCGCAACCCGAAACCGTGGTCCAAGCTCAAGTCCGGCCGGGAAACGTTCCGGCGCATGTACAAATGGATCCAGGAGCCCGAGTACCAGCGGATGTCCGCGCTCCGGCTGGCAG CAACCCAATCGGCGAAACCAG CGGTGAACGCCAAAAAGCACGAGGAACCGGAACCGAACGTCATGACGATGGGCCACTCCAAGAAGCCCCGGCTCGTGTTTACCGATCTGCAGCGGAGGACACTTCAGGCGATATTCAAA
- the LOC120413293 gene encoding one cut domain family member 2 isoform X3, with translation MEQCNNDRPCVISSGNFFPSSQNNNNNKQKQHQHPQHISSVQHSPPPISKHLTQKHDPNLHSPSAVGVDQSSLGEIEVILVQQHKQDALSVIIHPQEGMQQITSMCLSGSGNPGSVDSIMSAADFQTLSPMHDRDSPVSISGGNTSYATLTPLQPLPPISTMSDKFAYSIGGNICEAFPGMTNSSVGVNIEINSCYNLEKLGVIHSPVHINSVQELSPSDHHHGHHGHHGDSPGPVDKDVDVVDGSVGIVGKNDCILVRASPIPSNLSSVDDRFLTSVASSPPKSGSDHHHRHQHQQHQQKHHNQQQHQQQQQIDVVVDPVDQFTSTVQYLDQPSGSDVIHGSVVDSVVKDHQGTAVFLNKSFSSKANISDLNLCKEIVIDDVYEESELDHVKLEEKKLEDSLGVSLGVGGHHKSSSSSSALSEVGCMNGLGGGSSSGGDGEEINTKELAHRISSELKRYSIPQAIFAQRVLCRSQGTLSDLLRNPKPWSKLKSGRETFRRMYKWIQEPEYQRMSALRLAGN, from the coding sequence ATGGAGCAATGCAATAACGATCGTCCGTGCGTGATCAGCAGCGGGAACTTCTTCCCGTCGTCCcagaacaataacaacaacaagcaAAAGCAGCACCAGCACCCGCAGCACATCTCGTCCGTGCAGCACTCGCCACCGCCGATCAGCAAGCACCTGACCCAGAAGCATGACCCGAACCTGCACAGTCCGTCGGCCGTGGGCGTGGATCAGTCCTCACTCGGTGAGATCGAGGTCATTCTGGTGCAGCAGCACAAGCAGGACGCCCTGTCGGTGATCATCCACCCGCAGGAGGGCATGCAGCAGATCACGTCCATGTGCCTGAGCGGTTCCGGCAACCCGGGCTCGGTGGACTCGATCATGTCCGCCGCGGACTTCCAGACGCTGTCGCCGATGCACGATCGGGACTCGCCGGTCAGCATCAGCGGGGGAAACACGTCGTACGCGACGTTGACCCCGTTGCAGCCGCTTCCGCCGATCTCGACCATGTCGGACAAGTTTGCGTACTCGATCGGGGGCAATATTTGCGAGGCGTTCCCGGGCATGACCAACAGTTCGGTGGGGGTCAACATCGAGATCAACTCGTGCTACAATCTGGAGAAGCTGGGCGTGATCCACTCGCCGGTGCACATCAACTCGGTGCAGGAACTATCGCCGAGTGATCACCACCATGGCCATCATGGTCACCACGGGGATAGTCCCGGTCCGGTGGACAAGGACGTGGACGTGGTGGACGGCAGTGTTGGCATCGTTGGCAAGAACGACTGCATTCTGGTGCGTGCCTCTCCGATTCCCTCGAATCTCAGCTCGGTGGACGATCGCTTCCTGACGTCGGTGGCGTCCTCACCGCCCAAATCCGGATCGGACCATCACCACCGGCACCAGCACCAGCAACACCAGCAAAAGCACCACAACCAGCAGCAAcaccagcaacagcaacagatCGACGTCGTGGTCGATCCGGTGGACCAGTTCACCAGCACAGTGCAATATCTGGATCAGCCGAGCGGCTCGGACGTGATCCACGGCTCCGTCGTCGATTCCGTCGTCAAGGACCACCAAGGCACGGCCGTTTTTCTCAACAAGTCTTTCAGTTCAAAAGCAAACATAAGCGACCTTAATCTGTGTAAAGAAATTGTTATAGATGATGTTTACGAAGAGTCCGAGCTGGATCACGTCAAGCTCGAGGAGAAAAAGCTGGAAGATTCGCTCGGCGTCTCGCTCGGAGTCGGAGGTCATCACAAGTCGTCCTCCTCGTCTTCGGCGCTCAGTGAAGTCGGCTGCATGAATGGGCTCGGCGGCGGAAGCTCGAGCGGTGGCGACGGCGAAGAGATCAACACCAAAGAGCTCGCCCATCGGATCAGTTCCGAGCTGAAACGGTACAGCATCCCGCAGGCCATCTTTGCGCAGCGCGTCCTCTGTCGCTCCCAGGGCACGCTGTCCGACCTGCTGCGCAACCCGAAACCGTGGTCCAAGCTCAAGTCCGGCCGGGAAACGTTCCGGCGCATGTACAAATGGATCCAGGAGCCCGAGTACCAGCGGATGTCCGCGCTCCGGCTGGCAG